In Ananas comosus cultivar F153 linkage group 14, ASM154086v1, whole genome shotgun sequence, the genomic stretch CGTCCGGCGGCCATCTTCTTGTGCAGGTAGCTGTCGAAGGTCATCCGCTGCACGTACTCGTCGCCGCAGAGCTCCACCAGCGCCTCCCGCGCCGCGTTGCTGCCGTAGAACACCCGCTGCAGCGCGTCCAGGAACCGGAACGTCCCCGCGAACTCCTCGTCCCACCTGCGCAGGTACTCCCGCTTCAGGTCCGCCTCCGCCACCCTCCCCTTCTCCTTCCAGATCCTCACGATCGCGTCGCCGCACATGCGCCCCGACTTCGCGGCGAAGTAGATGCCCTCGCCGGAGCACCGCGCCACGTACCCCGCCGCGTCGCCCACGAGGGCGGCGCGCCCGGCGACGCGGCGCGGGCGCGGGTGCTCGGGGATGGGGTGGGCCTCGACGCGGACCACGACGCCGCCGGCCAGCTTGGGcgcggcgcgggcgcgggccGCGGCCTGGAGGCGGCGGATGGCGGGcttggcggcggcggtgccggTGCCGACGGCGACGTGGTCGCACTTGGGGAAGACCCAGGCGTAGAAGTCCGGGGACACGTCGTCGCCGACGTACATCTCGGCGAGGTCGGCGTAGGCGGCCATGCCCGCGGGGGGGAGGCGGACGCGCTCCTGGAAGGCGATGGCGGTGGAGTAGTCCCCCGCGCCGATGCAGCGCGCGACGCGGCTGTTGGCCCCGTCGGCGCCGAcgacgacgtcgacggcgagGGTGGAGGTGGCCGgaccggcgccggcgccggcgccggagggGATGTAGTGGAGGAGGTAGGGGTGGAGcggggaggaggggagggagagggaggtgaGGAGGGCGGGGAGGAGGTGGGCGCCTTGGGACTGGGCGCGGGAGCGGAGGAAGGAGTCGAGGACCTCGCGGCGGAGCATGGCGATGTGGGCGGCGGGGCGGAGGTGGCGGGAGAAGTCGGAGGCGAGGTTGGAGGGGGAGAGGAGGCGCATGCGGGTGACGCGGCGGTCGACGAGGGAGGCGGGGATTGGCGAACTCGTCGAGCATGGCAGGGGGATGGCGCCGCCGCACGGCTTCGCCCCCCTGGGCTCCGCTCCAGCAGGAACGTCTCCACCCCGCCCGCCGCCAGCGCCTCCGCGCAGCACGCCCCCGCCGGCCCcccgccaccaccgccaccgcaGCGCCCGCAcaccccccgcccccgcccccgcccccgagCCCATCACGcggccgccgcgccgccgcctagggttagggttagggtttggagatCGGATCTGGAGgccggaggagaaggaggaggagagggacatGGTTGCAGCGGTGGCGGCGGCCATGGTAGTCCGATCACGATCAGGTTCTTTTGTTAATTAGGGTTTAGGCTGCTAAAAAGCTCCACTAGTGGCTctgctactattttttttttttttttttttttttaaatcttaagCAGCAGATGGAAAGCTTTCAAATAGGGTCTCCGCTAATGTTTCGTCCTTGCGACATACAATACGATACAACTTCGAGTGGTGCCCAGGAGTGCAGGTATTCATTGTTTTATttatgggtaaacttcaaatacctccctatggtttcacactttctcactttagtattttataatttaaaatgcatTAAATTAGTctatgtggtttcacattttcttactaaagtaccctatggtttaaagtgtatcacgttagtatcccgtggtttcatttttctctttttattatccatttcactaatttttttcgtttaatcagtgacaaagttaaaattaaagagtactaaagtaaatattcgataaaccgaGATAGGGTACcagaagttttttgtatataatttaatgaaatattaacggaggaaaaaaaaaacagtgacaaaattaaaactaaagggtactaaagttaatattcgataaacctaaataGGGTATCTGTAGtttttggtatataatttaacaaaatattaacagaagagctgacaaaaagagaaaaataaaaccacagggtattaaattgatgcactttaaaacacaaggtactaaattgatacattttaaatcatagagtattaaaataaaaaaagtgcaataagttatttacttatttatttatatttttttcgttcATTGAATGTGGTACAGCAGATTACTAGAACAAAAATTTCGTGGGGGGCCTCAATCGTGGTACAATAATCGATTCATTAGTAATGTCTAGTTTGATTTCAGAAAAaagtacaaatattttttaaacttcgGTGACGTTTGGATTGGATACAAGAGAGGTGATAAGTACCGAAACAAAAAGTCATTGGGTGGaaacaagttgttcccacccatacccaagttgttcccacccataTCCCACCCATATCCATATGGatgggaacaacttgttcccatCCAGGGTGTCCACCGCCcgcccccccctcccccccccccccccgcggCCCGCCCCATGCCGTAGCGTAGAGActagagacagagagagagatttttatttttaaattaaaatttaaattttaaaatttataatttataatttcaaaattaaaatttataatttataattataaattttaaagtttaaattttaaatttgatattatttttaaattttaaatttgagtattttatattttttaaatttaatttggtcttaaatttaaaatttgatatttaaattaaattttaaatttttaatttaaaagttaaaatttaaaatttaaattcaaaaagtaaaatttaaaaaaatttaaattcaaatataatgagaggggtaatattattattttctatttataatcatcaactatttcttttattcccaataaccatccaaacacaatttttctagttccagcttatactcacatttttatccaaattaaaaaatactctTGTTCTTACAAAAATTCATACTTGTAGCTActcctgaaataactagttcttactaatttccgaaccaaacgaagcctaaaacaATGTAGCAAATAGGCTTGTCTAAACTTTCTAAAGTAATTTAATAGGCACATTAAAACTTATCTCTTCTATTATAatgctttgaaaaaaaaattaaaaatgaattatttaatttatttttattcgtgaaagagaaaaaaagtaattttttttggtgcttTAGAACTTTACAAGTTCGTGTTTAATTAGTAACTTTAAATTAAACTAATCATTCTCAACTGCATTGAAAGTGGATCTTCCTCGAAGTCGTCTTCAAATGAGAATCGCAACAGCTCGGTGATGATCCATGTTTTCCTTTTCAGATTTCTTTTGGTATCGGATAGCTCTGTGTAGTGCAcgggaaagtaaaaaaagaaaaaaagaaaaaaaaggtttttggaTGATTTATGTGATGTTGCAGTAGTTCCATATTTGATGAAAATGAAAAATGGCAAATGGAAAAGAGATTGTTTGGGGGTATATAAGGATCAATGTTTCTATTGCTAAAAAActcgggcttaagcattttggataaGTGGTTCAGGCTCGGCAAGTTACTAGTATTACATTATCCGTGTTGCCCCAGTAGTCCCATATTGGATGGGTACAAGACCCTTTATGGGTACATAAGAATCATGACTCTAATATTAATAACTTGCGCTTATGCATGACTTAAGAATTTTGGATTAGTGTCGGACTCTGTGTGTCGCAAGTACATGGCGCATCccactaaaaaatattatattttttattttacttttttctatgCGTGTATTAACATGAtgaatattttgactttttgatgaatgcatacAAACTCTTTTTAAatgatataaataaattatgtatggtgaaaaattttttactttaaaatatatgaactatcaataagaattttattaactttcattCATATGAGaagtataataatattttagcaaaattaatattatatatataatgaattaggctactgtactattaatagtaccaagcgcttaGTGCTATTAGGGCAATTCTGATCAGTAGGTAGATAGGCCTTGTTGACAGTATAGCGGAATtaactgtacctgtaaacaccatctgtcttttctttttttctttgtttccgtCTCCCTTGAAGCCTTGATGcttcacccatgtagcttaattcacctcctaaatgaatgaagcgggtagcatgctacttttttctcaaaaaaaaaaaagcgcttagtgctattaggttttcggccct encodes the following:
- the LOC109719893 gene encoding geranylgeranyl diphosphate reductase, chloroplastic-like translates to MRLLSPSNLASDFSRHLRPAAHIAMLRREVLDSFLRSRAQSQGAHLLPALLTSLSLPSSPLHPYLLHYIPSGAGAGAGPATSTLAVDVVVGADGANSRVARCIGAGDYSTAIAFQERVRLPPAGMAAYADLAEMYVGDDVSPDFYAWVFPKCDHVAVGTGTAAAKPAIRRLQAAARARAAPKLAGGVVVRVEAHPIPEHPRPRRVAGRAALVGDAAGYVARCSGEGIYFAAKSGRMCGDAIVRIWKEKGRVAEADLKREYLRRWDEEFAGTFRFLDALQRVFYGSNAAREALVELCGDEYVQRMTFDSYLHKKMAAGRPLDDLGLLWKSAGSLLRATILGREVERLRSL